Proteins from a single region of Bogoriella caseilytica:
- a CDS encoding extracellular solute-binding protein, which translates to MTGKPVRRAQSYVAAAAVLALGLAACSGNGGDDSGGGSGSGGDDVLNVLVLKHALTGPMEGMQWVSELEEQADVSIRWEEISADWDQAKSTMLAAGDIPDLIVGTNAITDSDLSTFTGLFEDLSQHMESLPNVRAMFDEIPEMEVMAQHSEGAIYALPGYKRFWPETVTHQYINQEWLDNLGLEVPTTWDELFDVLVAFKEEDANGSGDPHDEIPMDWAPTGSGGFGYFQPTVLMGSLGLPLTGGGGPGYFVEDGEVKSFLVDERYREVVAFLHRCYAEGLISEEVMTQDYSAYQSVGRGSGDTARVGLSWGWTASDRFGSQLAPQYTAMAPLLAEEGQDESDLTWTYDSYGENFPQNQIVMSAQSGNAEAALRVINAFYDQDISLQVLWGDMGTNIEQIDENTYEVLPPADGETDPSSWKWTTTLADNGPTWIRDDIDVEIPVDLSEAVEEAEPLEGALANMDLVADVFPWQFITLTPEDQTAVANRDVDILGVAMTNWGVWITGGGIEEDWDSYIQQVENSGLNENIEIYQRYYDEYVAALD; encoded by the coding sequence ATGACAGGCAAGCCAGTACGCAGAGCCCAGAGCTATGTCGCCGCAGCGGCAGTGCTCGCCCTGGGCCTCGCGGCATGTAGTGGCAACGGTGGCGACGACTCGGGTGGCGGATCCGGATCGGGTGGGGACGACGTCCTCAACGTTCTCGTCCTCAAGCACGCGCTGACCGGCCCCATGGAGGGGATGCAGTGGGTCAGCGAGCTGGAAGAGCAGGCTGACGTCAGCATTCGTTGGGAGGAGATCTCCGCGGACTGGGACCAGGCGAAGTCGACCATGCTGGCCGCTGGTGACATCCCCGATCTGATCGTGGGCACCAACGCCATCACCGACTCGGATCTGTCCACCTTCACCGGTCTGTTCGAGGACCTCAGTCAGCACATGGAGTCGCTGCCGAATGTCCGGGCGATGTTCGATGAGATCCCCGAGATGGAGGTCATGGCCCAACACTCCGAGGGCGCCATCTACGCGCTGCCCGGCTACAAGCGCTTCTGGCCCGAGACGGTGACGCATCAGTACATCAACCAGGAGTGGCTGGACAATCTCGGCCTGGAGGTGCCCACCACCTGGGATGAGCTCTTCGACGTTCTGGTGGCCTTCAAGGAGGAGGACGCCAACGGTTCCGGCGACCCCCATGATGAGATCCCCATGGACTGGGCGCCCACCGGCTCGGGCGGTTTCGGGTACTTCCAGCCCACGGTGCTGATGGGCAGCCTGGGCTTGCCGCTCACCGGTGGCGGCGGTCCCGGCTACTTCGTCGAGGACGGTGAGGTCAAGAGCTTCCTCGTGGACGAGCGCTACCGCGAGGTCGTCGCCTTCCTGCATCGGTGTTACGCCGAGGGGCTGATCAGCGAAGAGGTCATGACCCAGGACTACTCCGCCTACCAGTCGGTGGGCCGTGGATCGGGCGACACGGCGCGGGTGGGGCTGAGCTGGGGCTGGACCGCCTCGGACCGCTTCGGTTCCCAGCTCGCTCCGCAGTACACCGCGATGGCGCCACTGCTGGCCGAGGAGGGTCAGGACGAGTCGGATCTCACCTGGACGTACGACTCGTATGGCGAGAACTTCCCGCAGAACCAGATCGTGATGTCCGCACAGAGCGGCAACGCCGAGGCCGCGTTGCGAGTGATCAATGCTTTCTATGACCAGGACATCTCGCTGCAGGTGCTCTGGGGCGACATGGGCACCAACATCGAGCAGATCGATGAGAACACCTACGAAGTCCTCCCACCGGCCGACGGCGAGACGGACCCTTCTTCGTGGAAGTGGACCACCACTCTGGCTGACAACGGCCCTACGTGGATCCGGGACGACATCGATGTGGAGATCCCGGTCGACCTCTCTGAAGCCGTAGAGGAGGCAGAACCTCTTGAGGGCGCGCTCGCCAATATGGACCTTGTCGCCGACGTCTTCCCCTGGCAGTTCATCACGCTCACCCCGGAGGATCAGACCGCGGTCGCCAATCGCGATGTCGACATCCTCGGGGTCGCGATGACCAACTGGGGTGTGTGGATCACCGGCGGTGGCATCGAGGAGGACTGGGACTCCTACATCCAGCAGGTCGAGAACTCCGGCTTGAACGAGAACATCGAGATCTACCAGCGCTACTACGACGAGTACGTCGCCGCCCTGGACTGA
- a CDS encoding carbohydrate ABC transporter permease, giving the protein MSGLIVFAVLYPVYFVVIASISNPTLVATGQVAFIPQDINFFGYQQILEDSRIWRGYRNTLVYATVGTALNLFVTMPAAFALSRREFAPRKLLMFFFAFTMFFSGGLIPTYLLYRDLGLIDNWLVFILPGAVNVYNLIIARAFFENSLPEELFEASVIDGASYFQFFVRIALPLSMAIISVIGLYYLVQHWNDFFTGLIFVRNNEIQPLQIVLRDILISNQAFAGGAGGSGGSGGGSYAQQFADQIKYGVIVVSTLPVIVLYPFLQRFFEKGVLIGAVKG; this is encoded by the coding sequence GTGTCAGGACTGATAGTCTTTGCCGTGCTCTACCCCGTCTACTTCGTGGTGATCGCGTCGATCTCGAACCCCACACTCGTGGCCACGGGCCAGGTGGCCTTCATTCCGCAGGACATCAACTTCTTCGGATACCAGCAGATTCTCGAGGATTCACGTATCTGGCGCGGCTACCGCAACACCTTGGTGTACGCCACCGTGGGGACCGCACTGAACCTTTTCGTGACGATGCCGGCAGCCTTCGCGCTCTCGCGGCGCGAGTTTGCGCCCCGGAAGCTGCTGATGTTCTTCTTTGCCTTCACGATGTTCTTCAGTGGCGGACTGATCCCCACATATTTGCTCTACCGTGATCTGGGCCTGATCGATAATTGGCTGGTCTTCATTCTGCCCGGCGCGGTGAACGTCTACAACCTCATCATCGCACGTGCGTTCTTTGAGAACTCGCTCCCCGAGGAGCTGTTTGAAGCGTCAGTGATCGATGGGGCATCATATTTTCAGTTCTTCGTCCGGATCGCGCTGCCGTTGTCGATGGCCATCATCTCGGTGATCGGACTGTATTACCTGGTGCAGCACTGGAATGACTTCTTCACGGGGTTGATCTTCGTGCGGAACAACGAGATCCAGCCGCTGCAGATCGTGCTACGGGACATCCTGATCTCCAACCAGGCCTTCGCCGGGGGAGCGGGAGGATCAGGAGGGTCCGGTGGTGGTAGCTACGCCCAGCAGTTCGCCGACCAGATCAAGTACGGCGTCATCGTGGTGTCCACGCTGCCGGTCATCGTGCTGTACCCGTTCCTGCAACGCTTCTTCGAGAAGGGCGTCCTCATCGGCGCCGTGAAGGGCTGA
- a CDS encoding glycoside hydrolase family 31 protein — protein MSTPFSTEQGRLVWRGDGETLVVEPWGADSARVRAALGEVHEADWALLPPPHQDAATIDLGELSPHGDAEATLTNGGVRVVLTARSRHDAQAGYLRHFCHVSIQDEHGEVLLEEAGDGGALKIRAREYESLPGGSWRTTLRLRSPRDEKLYGMGQYQQEIGDLKGSTLELAHRNSQVSVPFVMSSRGYGLLWHTPAVGRATFGMNRTEWVAESAVQFDYWVTAAGSPAQVSRRYAEATGHAPMMPEYGLGFWQSKLRYTHQEELLEVAREYRRRGLPLDVIVADFFHWPHLGDFRFDEEFWPDPAAMVRELRELGIELMVSVWPQISPDSENFAQLSSHGMLVSSDRGVDVQMAFGGPSRFLDVTSAEAREFLWQKLTEGYGRHGVRLYWLDEAEPEYALYDYAAYRTSAGPVTQVGGIYPQHFSRAVAEGLQAQGEPPLALVRCAWAGSQRYGALVWSGDIPSTWEALRQQLIAGIHMGVAGIPWFTTDIGGFGGGCPEDPAYQELLVRWFQLGTFLPVMRLHGDRGPAREVRAADGSPRMHSGAANEPWSFGSETTPVLERYLRLREQLRPYLREVMTAAHLDGQPVMRGLFHEFPEDARAWEIIDQFMLGPDLLVAPVLGAGERSRRIYLPAGAHWTSALTGTVHDGGQWIDEAAPIESIPVFTREHALQELTASLAPQGAR, from the coding sequence ATGAGCACGCCATTCAGTACGGAACAGGGTCGCCTGGTCTGGCGCGGCGACGGCGAGACCCTCGTGGTCGAGCCCTGGGGAGCAGACAGTGCGCGAGTCCGGGCGGCGCTCGGGGAGGTTCACGAGGCGGACTGGGCGCTGCTCCCGCCACCGCACCAGGACGCCGCCACCATCGACCTCGGTGAGCTCTCACCGCACGGTGATGCCGAAGCCACCCTGACGAACGGGGGAGTGCGGGTAGTCCTGACGGCGCGTTCGCGCCACGATGCCCAGGCCGGCTACCTGAGGCACTTCTGCCATGTGAGTATCCAGGATGAGCACGGCGAGGTGCTGCTGGAGGAGGCGGGGGACGGCGGCGCGCTGAAGATCCGTGCCCGTGAGTACGAGTCGCTGCCGGGCGGGAGCTGGCGCACCACCCTGCGGCTGCGTTCCCCGCGCGACGAGAAGCTCTACGGCATGGGGCAGTACCAGCAGGAGATCGGGGACCTCAAGGGCTCGACCCTGGAGTTGGCGCACCGTAACTCCCAGGTGAGCGTGCCCTTTGTGATGTCCAGCCGCGGCTACGGTCTGCTCTGGCATACCCCGGCCGTGGGCCGTGCGACCTTCGGGATGAATCGCACCGAATGGGTGGCGGAGTCCGCCGTCCAGTTCGACTACTGGGTGACTGCCGCCGGCTCGCCGGCACAGGTCAGCCGCCGGTATGCCGAGGCCACCGGCCACGCGCCGATGATGCCCGAGTACGGCTTGGGCTTCTGGCAGTCCAAACTGCGCTACACCCACCAGGAGGAGCTCCTCGAGGTGGCGCGCGAGTATCGCCGTCGGGGCCTGCCCCTGGATGTGATCGTGGCCGACTTCTTCCACTGGCCACATCTCGGCGACTTCCGCTTCGACGAGGAATTCTGGCCGGATCCGGCAGCGATGGTGCGTGAGCTCCGCGAACTCGGGATCGAGCTCATGGTCTCGGTCTGGCCGCAGATCTCACCCGATTCGGAGAACTTCGCGCAGCTGAGCAGCCACGGCATGCTCGTCTCCTCCGACCGCGGAGTGGATGTGCAGATGGCCTTCGGTGGGCCGAGCCGGTTCCTGGATGTCACCAGCGCGGAGGCGCGTGAGTTTCTGTGGCAGAAGCTCACCGAGGGTTATGGCCGGCACGGTGTCCGGCTGTACTGGCTGGACGAGGCCGAGCCGGAGTATGCGCTCTACGACTACGCGGCCTACCGTACGTCCGCCGGGCCGGTGACTCAGGTGGGTGGGATCTACCCGCAGCACTTCTCGCGTGCCGTGGCCGAGGGGCTGCAGGCTCAGGGAGAACCCCCGCTCGCCCTGGTGCGATGCGCCTGGGCGGGCAGCCAGCGCTACGGGGCGCTGGTGTGGTCCGGGGACATCCCCTCCACCTGGGAAGCCCTGCGCCAGCAGCTCATCGCCGGGATCCATATGGGAGTCGCGGGTATCCCGTGGTTCACCACCGACATCGGGGGATTCGGCGGCGGGTGTCCCGAGGATCCGGCGTACCAGGAGCTGCTCGTGCGCTGGTTCCAACTCGGCACCTTCCTTCCGGTCATGCGGCTCCATGGCGATCGCGGGCCTGCACGCGAGGTCCGCGCCGCGGACGGCTCCCCGCGGATGCACAGCGGCGCGGCGAACGAGCCATGGAGCTTCGGCTCGGAGACGACTCCGGTCCTCGAGCGATACCTCCGGCTGCGCGAGCAGTTGCGCCCCTATCTGCGCGAGGTCATGACCGCGGCCCACCTCGACGGCCAGCCGGTGATGCGCGGGCTCTTCCATGAGTTCCCGGAGGACGCCCGCGCGTGGGAGATCATCGATCAGTTCATGCTGGGACCGGATCTGCTCGTCGCCCCGGTGCTCGGTGCCGGGGAGCGGAGCCGGCGGATCTACCTCCCCGCAGGTGCGCACTGGACCTCGGCCTTGACCGGTACCGTCCATGACGGTGGGCAGTGGATCGATGAAGCTGCCCCGATCGAGTCGATCCCCGTCTTCACTCGTGAGCACGCACTCCAGGAACTGACCGCCTCACTCGCCCCACAAGGAGCCCGATGA
- a CDS encoding ABC transporter permease, whose protein sequence is MTVVDRRPNAEAPPPGLPEESPLKLSTKSTSLSRHFRTKWQLWVMVAPAIGFIGLFMYGPMYGIQLAFREFDFAAGLAGGEWVGFKYFRQFFDSPQFWTLMRNTVVISVSTLIVGFIAPIVLALIINQILGRRKRRFMQTATYLPHFISVVVVVGMLQVFLSPSSGVLTRFLRFIGIDGVNFLGDASAFVPVYVISEVWQHAGWNSIIYLAALAAVSPQLYEAARIDGAGKLQIVRHIDLPALVPTMIILFILNMGGVLATGFEKIFLMQNPLNLGVSEVIATYVYKIGIVGNQFSYGTAIGLFNTLINFTFLVITNEIAKRVSNTSLW, encoded by the coding sequence ATGACCGTCGTTGACCGCAGGCCGAACGCCGAGGCACCTCCTCCGGGCCTGCCTGAGGAAAGTCCGTTGAAGCTGTCCACCAAAAGCACCAGCCTCTCCCGCCACTTCCGGACCAAGTGGCAGCTCTGGGTGATGGTGGCACCTGCCATCGGGTTCATTGGTCTCTTCATGTATGGGCCGATGTACGGCATCCAGCTGGCATTCAGGGAGTTCGACTTCGCTGCGGGCCTGGCCGGTGGTGAATGGGTCGGATTCAAGTACTTCCGGCAGTTCTTCGACAGCCCGCAGTTCTGGACGTTGATGCGGAACACGGTGGTGATCAGCGTCTCGACGCTGATCGTTGGCTTCATCGCACCGATCGTGCTGGCCCTGATCATCAACCAGATCCTCGGGCGCCGGAAGCGCCGATTCATGCAGACGGCCACCTACCTGCCGCACTTCATCTCCGTGGTGGTTGTCGTGGGCATGTTGCAGGTGTTTCTCTCGCCCAGCTCGGGCGTGCTCACGCGGTTTCTTCGGTTCATCGGGATCGACGGCGTCAACTTCCTCGGCGATGCCAGCGCCTTCGTTCCGGTTTACGTGATCTCGGAGGTCTGGCAGCACGCCGGTTGGAACAGCATCATCTATCTTGCTGCCCTCGCGGCCGTGAGTCCGCAGCTCTATGAGGCAGCGCGTATCGACGGTGCCGGAAAGCTTCAGATCGTCCGACACATCGATCTCCCGGCCCTGGTTCCCACCATGATCATCCTGTTCATCCTGAATATGGGCGGGGTGCTGGCCACTGGCTTCGAGAAGATCTTCCTCATGCAGAATCCCTTGAACCTCGGAGTCTCCGAGGTTATCGCCACCTATGTCTACAAGATCGGCATCGTGGGCAACCAGTTCAGCTACGGAACGGCAATCGGGCTGTTCAATACCCTGATCAATTTCACCTTCCTCGTGATCACGAATGAGATCGCCAAGAGGGTGTCGAACACGTCACTCTGGTGA
- a CDS encoding YesL family protein codes for MNTVVNWHVRAARLATRLFLLHLLWLLWTLRGAVVLGVFPATAAMIAAIRHDVMAEHRGEGDDYSIRPSWSFFAATWRREFGAANRLGWLLAAGWAVLLLDRHLVATVDLGPVSPFLAGLLSVLTGMGLVVTAMAWCLAAHFAEPARSTILRSVKFTLSRPVHAVTASGATAVICAVYYVVPGLAPVLGLAAPAFVCFRWLWHTGVLPVPPPRRHAEGAPIDTPTEVLA; via the coding sequence ATGAACACTGTGGTGAACTGGCACGTCCGCGCCGCCCGCCTGGCAACCCGCCTCTTCCTGCTCCATCTGCTCTGGCTGCTCTGGACGCTGCGCGGTGCGGTGGTGCTGGGCGTCTTCCCAGCGACCGCGGCAATGATCGCCGCGATCCGGCACGACGTCATGGCCGAGCACCGCGGCGAGGGCGATGACTACTCCATCAGGCCGTCGTGGTCGTTCTTCGCGGCCACGTGGAGGCGGGAGTTCGGTGCCGCCAATCGCCTCGGCTGGCTCCTCGCTGCCGGTTGGGCGGTACTGCTGCTCGACCGCCATCTCGTCGCGACCGTCGATCTTGGTCCGGTCAGCCCGTTCCTGGCCGGACTACTGTCGGTGCTGACCGGTATGGGCCTCGTGGTCACGGCCATGGCCTGGTGCCTGGCCGCCCACTTCGCGGAGCCGGCGCGGAGCACGATCCTCAGGTCGGTGAAGTTCACCCTGAGCCGCCCCGTGCACGCCGTCACGGCTTCCGGGGCGACTGCCGTGATCTGCGCCGTCTACTACGTCGTCCCCGGACTGGCGCCCGTTCTCGGCCTCGCTGCTCCCGCTTTTGTCTGCTTCCGGTGGCTCTGGCACACCGGTGTTCTTCCCGTGCCGCCGCCACGACGCCATGCGGAGGGCGCACCCATCGACACACCCACGGAGGTCCTGGCATGA
- a CDS encoding glycoside hydrolase family 127 protein, giving the protein MSRHEMASPPAGVSPTARQPVSVAPALPVGHHQLPAAHHSVDLRAVRLDPLGPLGGWQRKNADATIPHCIDQLEDSGVLDNFRRVIGESGAAYRGFVFADSDLYKVIEAVAWEIGRSGSDRWNPWLDEVIGLVARVQEPSGYVMTWIQGVHPEKKFAELEWTHEMYVLGHMVQAAIALDRVAGRSDLLELAQRFVDLIDRRFGPGREQGICGHPEIETALIELYRHTRERRYLELAERMIDLRGVGLLTVGGLGPRYFQDHAPVREARDATGHAVRQLYLNAGVTDLYLETGETALWEAMEAQWESAHHRKMYLTGAFGSRHRDEAFGDDYELPSDRAYAETCATIADIHWNWRMLLASGEARYAEMIEREVHNALAASVDASGTRFFYANPLQLRPDRQSEVNAPRERQGWYECACCPPNIARVLAQLGAYVASATRDGLALHLYAAGEIDLPDHLGHGVVRVETEYPATGTIRLTLEGETADGAVLMARIPSWSSWVRVNGDDVAADSDGYLRLPLADLTGGVTLDLDVTPRWTQAHHRIDAVRGCVALERGPVVYCVEQVDVPGASVDDLSIDLSRPLSPAEIDGTPALSFRASVHASGVVPYSPATASPSSQAEEVMVTAVPFSTWGNRQATAMRVWLPTT; this is encoded by the coding sequence GTGTCTCGTCATGAGATGGCGTCACCCCCCGCAGGGGTGAGCCCCACAGCACGACAGCCCGTCTCGGTGGCTCCCGCGCTCCCCGTTGGGCACCACCAGTTGCCCGCTGCCCACCACAGCGTTGACCTGCGCGCGGTGCGCCTCGATCCCCTCGGTCCGCTGGGTGGCTGGCAGCGCAAGAACGCGGACGCCACGATCCCGCACTGCATCGACCAGCTGGAGGACTCCGGCGTGCTGGACAACTTCCGGCGCGTGATCGGCGAGTCCGGAGCGGCCTACCGAGGTTTCGTCTTCGCCGACTCCGATCTGTACAAGGTGATCGAAGCCGTGGCATGGGAGATCGGGCGCAGTGGCAGCGATCGCTGGAACCCCTGGCTCGACGAGGTCATCGGTCTCGTCGCCCGGGTGCAGGAACCCAGCGGGTACGTCATGACCTGGATCCAGGGTGTGCATCCGGAGAAGAAGTTCGCGGAACTCGAGTGGACGCACGAGATGTACGTCCTCGGCCACATGGTCCAGGCCGCGATCGCCCTCGATCGCGTGGCAGGGCGCAGCGACCTGCTCGAGCTTGCCCAGCGCTTCGTGGATCTGATCGACCGTCGCTTCGGTCCGGGGCGCGAGCAAGGCATCTGCGGTCACCCCGAGATCGAGACCGCTCTGATCGAGCTCTACCGCCACACCCGCGAACGGCGCTACCTCGAACTGGCCGAGCGCATGATCGACCTGCGCGGCGTGGGACTGCTCACGGTCGGCGGTCTGGGACCGCGCTACTTCCAGGACCATGCTCCGGTCCGTGAGGCGCGCGATGCTACTGGACACGCAGTCCGGCAGCTCTACCTCAACGCCGGCGTCACCGACCTCTATCTGGAGACCGGCGAGACGGCCTTGTGGGAGGCGATGGAGGCGCAGTGGGAGAGCGCCCACCACCGCAAGATGTATCTCACAGGAGCCTTTGGTTCGCGCCACCGCGATGAGGCCTTCGGTGACGATTATGAGCTTCCCTCCGACCGGGCCTACGCGGAGACCTGCGCGACGATCGCGGACATCCACTGGAACTGGCGGATGCTGCTCGCGTCGGGTGAGGCGCGCTACGCGGAGATGATCGAGCGCGAGGTGCACAACGCGCTGGCGGCCTCCGTCGATGCTTCCGGCACCAGGTTCTTCTATGCCAACCCGCTCCAGCTGCGCCCCGACCGCCAGTCCGAGGTCAACGCGCCGCGTGAGCGCCAGGGGTGGTACGAGTGCGCCTGCTGCCCGCCCAACATCGCCCGGGTGCTCGCGCAGCTCGGCGCCTACGTAGCCTCCGCGACCCGTGATGGTCTTGCCCTGCATCTCTACGCCGCAGGAGAGATTGATCTGCCGGACCACCTCGGCCACGGCGTGGTCCGTGTCGAGACGGAATACCCGGCAACAGGAACGATCCGCCTCACCCTGGAGGGTGAGACCGCGGACGGGGCGGTCCTGATGGCGCGGATCCCGAGCTGGTCGTCGTGGGTGCGGGTCAATGGTGACGATGTTGCTGCCGACAGCGACGGCTACCTCCGGTTGCCACTGGCTGATCTCACCGGCGGTGTCACCCTTGACCTCGACGTCACTCCGCGATGGACCCAGGCCCACCACCGCATCGACGCCGTTCGCGGATGTGTGGCGCTCGAGCGCGGTCCGGTCGTGTACTGCGTGGAACAGGTCGATGTGCCCGGGGCCTCGGTCGATGACCTCAGCATCGACCTGTCGCGCCCGCTCTCGCCAGCGGAAATCGACGGCACTCCGGCGTTGAGCTTCCGGGCCTCCGTCCACGCATCGGGCGTGGTGCCCTACTCGCCGGCAACGGCGTCCCCCAGCTCCCAGGCCGAGGAGGTCATGGTGACCGCTGTGCCCTTCTCCACCTGGGGAAACCGTCAGGCAACCGCCATGCGGGTGTGGTTGCCGACAACCTGA